The Malus domestica chromosome 06, GDT2T_hap1 genome has a segment encoding these proteins:
- the LOC103447848 gene encoding NAC domain-containing protein 7-like isoform X2: protein MDTLSHVPPGFRFHPTDEELVDYYLRKKTASKPIDFDVVRDVDLYKIEPWDLEDLCKIGSGDQNEWYFFSHKDKKYPTGHRSNRATKAGFWKATGRDKAIYRGKFLVGMRKTLVFYKGRAPNGQKSDWIMHEYRLETSENGTPQEEGWVVCRVFKKKLPTVKRMGDYESPNCYDQVPFMQQLDNSPRTSISHTYVSSQYQQQLHYSQCKPELDLQYNMPHHHHDSFLQLPQLESPKVPHQPATPYGHMHYNNTDYLQAVDQVKDWQALDKYVASQLSHDQQDASKEVTNYSNAEETFHVAEHINMLANEASRRPDYNNNGQEYYASTSTSSCQIDLWK, encoded by the exons ATGGATACGCTTTCACATGTACCCCCGGGCTTTCGATTCCATCCCACAGATGAAGAActtgttgattattatcttaGAAAGAAGACTGCTTCGAAACCAATTGATTTTGATGTCGTCAGAGATGTTGATCTCTATAAGATTGAGCCGTGGGATCTTGAAG ATTTGTGCAAAATAGGAAGTGGTGATCAGAATGAATGGTACTTCTTTAGCCATAAAGATAAGAAGTACCCTACCGGACATCGATCAAATAGGGCAACAAAGGCCGGGTTTTGGAAAGCTACAGGAAGAGATAAGGCTATTTACAGAGGAAAATTCCTCGTTGGCATGAGAAAGACCTTAGTGTTCTACAAAGGCCGTGCTCCAAATGGACAGAAGTCAGATTGGATCATGCATGAATATCGATTAGAAACTAGTGAAAATGGAACTCCTCAG GAAGAAGGATGGGTTGTGTGTAGAGTATTCAAGAAAAAATTGCCAACAGTGAAGAGAATGGGAGATTACGAGTCACCaaattgctatgaccaagtccCATTCATGCAACAACTTGATAACTCTCCAAGAACATCAATTTCCCACACTTACGTATCATCACAATATCAGCAGCAGCTACACTATTCACAATGCAAGCCAGAGCTTGATTTGCAGTACAACATGCCACATCATCATCATGACTCTTTTCTCCAGCTCCCTCAATTGGAAAGCCCCAAAGTTCCTCATCAACCAGCTACCCCATATG GACATATGCATTACAACAACACTGATTATCTACAAGCTGTTGATCAAGTGAAGGATTGGCAAGCCCTTGACAAGTATGTTGCATCACAGCTCAGCCATGACCAGCAAGATGCTTCCAAGGAAGTCACAAATTACTCCAATGCAGAAGAAACATTTCATGTGGCTGAACACATTAATATGCTTGCCAATGAAGCTTCCAGAAGGCCAGACTATAATAATAATGGACAGGAGTACTATGCCTCAACATCAACCTCTAGTTGCCAAATTGATCTCTGGAAATGA
- the LOC103447848 gene encoding NAC domain-containing protein 7-like isoform X1, whose protein sequence is MDTLSHVPPGFRFHPTDEELVDYYLRKKTASKPIDFDVVRDVDLYKIEPWDLEDLCKIGSGDQNEWYFFSHKDKKYPTGHRSNRATKAGFWKATGRDKAIYRGKFLVGMRKTLVFYKGRAPNGQKSDWIMHEYRLETSENGTPQEEGWVVCRVFKKKLPTVKRMGDYESPNCYDQVPFMQQLDNSPRTSISHTYVSSQYQQQLHYSQCKPELDLQYNMPHHHHDSFLQLPQLESPKVPHQPATPYGNYVIQSSTVLTQEEQLHYFCQQNPFNSSASSSGHMHYNNTDYLQAVDQVKDWQALDKYVASQLSHDQQDASKEVTNYSNAEETFHVAEHINMLANEASRRPDYNNNGQEYYASTSTSSCQIDLWK, encoded by the exons ATGGATACGCTTTCACATGTACCCCCGGGCTTTCGATTCCATCCCACAGATGAAGAActtgttgattattatcttaGAAAGAAGACTGCTTCGAAACCAATTGATTTTGATGTCGTCAGAGATGTTGATCTCTATAAGATTGAGCCGTGGGATCTTGAAG ATTTGTGCAAAATAGGAAGTGGTGATCAGAATGAATGGTACTTCTTTAGCCATAAAGATAAGAAGTACCCTACCGGACATCGATCAAATAGGGCAACAAAGGCCGGGTTTTGGAAAGCTACAGGAAGAGATAAGGCTATTTACAGAGGAAAATTCCTCGTTGGCATGAGAAAGACCTTAGTGTTCTACAAAGGCCGTGCTCCAAATGGACAGAAGTCAGATTGGATCATGCATGAATATCGATTAGAAACTAGTGAAAATGGAACTCCTCAG GAAGAAGGATGGGTTGTGTGTAGAGTATTCAAGAAAAAATTGCCAACAGTGAAGAGAATGGGAGATTACGAGTCACCaaattgctatgaccaagtccCATTCATGCAACAACTTGATAACTCTCCAAGAACATCAATTTCCCACACTTACGTATCATCACAATATCAGCAGCAGCTACACTATTCACAATGCAAGCCAGAGCTTGATTTGCAGTACAACATGCCACATCATCATCATGACTCTTTTCTCCAGCTCCCTCAATTGGAAAGCCCCAAAGTTCCTCATCAACCAGCTACCCCATATGGTAATTATGTTATTCAGTCTTCCACAGTACTCACACAAGAGGAGCAATTGCATTATTTCTGCCAGCAAAATCCTTTCAACTCATCTGCGTCATCATCAGGACATATGCATTACAACAACACTGATTATCTACAAGCTGTTGATCAAGTGAAGGATTGGCAAGCCCTTGACAAGTATGTTGCATCACAGCTCAGCCATGACCAGCAAGATGCTTCCAAGGAAGTCACAAATTACTCCAATGCAGAAGAAACATTTCATGTGGCTGAACACATTAATATGCTTGCCAATGAAGCTTCCAGAAGGCCAGACTATAATAATAATGGACAGGAGTACTATGCCTCAACATCAACCTCTAGTTGCCAAATTGATCTCTGGAAATGA